The genomic interval ATCAATAGTAATAACTTTGAGGATAAAAATATGGTTGTGACTTCATTCATGAATTCAACTGTGCCTGTGggagctgatttttttttttggtatcgAAATGGTTTAAGGATACCCTCTTGTGCAATGCTTTTTAAGGCTGACAACAAGCAAAGCCCCCAATGTTCATCATCGTCCTCATACCCTGCATGTCTTTTCTCTGTTGAACTTCCAGTTCCATCACTCCCCCACGTGACGGCACGTTGTCAATCTCTCCCTAGTCTCCTCTCCCCCTGGCTAGTggctacactcctctcctctcctctcctctcctctcctctgtgggaTCATTTCATCCTCAAGGTTTCTCGTGGTGTGTGCTGGTTTGCTTGTGATTGGTGGCATCACTCGTTTCCTCGCTTGGGGAGAAAAAAATTGTGAGCGAGTGAAACCTGTAAAATTGCGTAACCCACTTAAGACAatgttttccttttccttttgtcacaccaacacacactcgcgcacacgcacacacacacacaccttgcactgCAGGCAGCATAAATGAAAGTAGTGAACCCGGGTTGGGGGGTTTGGAGGTTGCCAGTGGATGACAAGATTGTGATGCTACTACTTGTACTACAGCCGATGGACAcggtcactctttctctctctctttctcgttctctctttcactctctctctatttctctttaacAGCCACATGGGGTGTCAGCTGGGGTGGCGTGCTCAAGAACGTGGGGGTCCTGAACGGTGGGGGTTAACTCTccaaaaaaaaagcccaaaaaaatgttGAATACCAAAAAGAAACAATCATTTtttcaaacaaaataaaacaataagtTAAATAGAAgtgctttaaaaaataaaaaaaaatcatgtcattACAGAGCCCTTTCAATAAAAACACAAGAACGGGGTGAGGGAGGAGGGGCCAAGAGGCAGAGGGGGTGGGTGGAGTCATCATCAGCCTCCACAAAAGCAGCcaaaaaatcataataataataataataatattaataataataataatggtgaaATATAGATGGGTAATGAAACAGTAATACTCATATCCACCAAGGCCATCGACGTTATATTGGGTTCATATCCCAGCATGCTTCACCAGGCACGCGAGTCAGTGAGTTGAGGAAgtagtccagccctgtgtggcgCCCGCCTCAGAGGAGCAGTCTGTCAACGCGGAGGCAGAGCCAGCGCAGTCCACCATCGCCGAcgcctcctccccatccccctcctgtcctccttccctccgtctctcctcttcctcctgctcctcctcctccctcgctctctgctCCTGTTCCCTGCGCCTCCGCTCCGTCTCCCACTCCACAAAGGAGTCAAAGAGGCTCGGCCAGGCCTCGTCCTCGCTGTAGTTGCTCAGGTCCGAGCCGATGCTCTGCGTGAAGTTCAGGAACATGTTCCAGGTGTCGCGCGAGATGCCGCGCACGCCGCACGGGTTCTCCGACAGGAAGTCCAGCCAGCGCTCCAGCACGGCCGGCGTGTCCTGCGTGAAGACCAGGCGCCACAGGGCCACGGCGATGCCGCGCTGCAGCGAGCGCTGGCCCTCGTCCACGTCCAGGCCGAACTGGAAGGTGAAGCGGTACAGGTCCTTGAAGCTCTCCTCCCCGCGCGCCTCCTCCATCATGGCCGAGAAACGCCCGCAGATCCCCTCCAGGCTGTCCGCCTTGATGGCACGGCAGCCCTCCACAAACTCTTTCCTGTcgagaaaaacaacaaacaaagagGTTTGTTTATTTCACACATGCATTAAAACACTATCAGAGGCCAGAGGACATGCAATGACATTACAGTTGTATTTAATGGTGTGGCAGTCTTCCACAAACTCTTTCCTATCGACGGAAACAAAGATCTTATTTCACACCCATAAAAACACCATGAAAGGGGAACGAACATACAATGACATCACAGTGGTCTTTATAAGCACAGTAGCTGTCCACAAAGTCTTTTCTGTCAAAAACAAGttcgacagacagacaaagatgcTTCAATCTATGCATTGCCGCCTTGTGGAcgcaggagggaattacaatttaaagaatgcgtttcagatggacggacagacagatagacggacataccctcttatagagacgctgggacgcatctaaaaacacccAGATGTTAATTCATTTCACACATGCATAAAAATACTATGAAAGGCCAACGAACATGCAACGAGGGGCAAAAGAGAAACAGATGGAATGTACAAAAATGGGAAGGACAAAAACTCGACAAAACAGGAAGAGATAatcagagaagaaaagaggaagagcaaAAAAACGCATATCTACCGGTATATGTGAGGAGGAGCAGAGCTAAACAACTCTTAATTGATCTTCCATCAATCCAATCATTTTGATTTCTCACACACCAACGGTGAACCACTTAGGTCCGCAACCTTACCGGCAGAATTGTTCTTTTCATACCTGGCTGGTTGGTCTAGCCTCACACCATAAGGCATAAGTGCCATGAGTGTGCTCACGGTACCCCTAGTGGTCCGCTATATCCCTGGTTGGAAATTACTGCCATAGGTGGATATTGTGTCAAGAATATGACCTGTACAAGTACAATTGTCTACGCAAGCGTGGACTTAACATGACATGACAACGCAGCTTGAACACTAaacattggtcccacagctttgCCTATAGTACAGGCTCAGACTAAACATTTCATAATATTAAAGTCTAGCTTGCTAATCCATCACTACTAATGCTCAGCTATGGTCTACATTACTGATCCAGAGCAGAGGAAACTAATCTGACGGACTGTCAACACTGCGGTGCAGTCATGTTGTGATATGGTCCAGACTCCTTATGGGGAAACGCTGTCTCCGGCATCATCCATCTACCAAATCACTTTATCTTTATTTTCTGTAGTCATAGAACACCAGTCTACTGTATAGAGACCAATTCAATGGAATGAGCTAAGAGGGAGCAGTCTGGATACGTTGTCAGACCCAATCTGGTCATACACAGAACACAACCCAAGACACAAAAAAAAGATACAGTTCACAGAAAGACAATTGCAATCTCTTAAAGGtagtgtcattttttgtaaaataGTATTACATATAAAAAAGATTTTTTCCCGATGTATATTTAACACCACCATAACTGTATAAGTATTCAAATATCTCTTGGAAATAGTCGCCCGTCATCTTAAGCAGCAAGACCTATAAATATTAGTTTCATTactgagtaaatattcatgaaaattgtgAACTGGGCAGCATTTTGAAAGTAAATGACTATAAAATTACACAATCTACCTTTAAAAAAGATCTGAACCATCACTGCAATACCAGTATGCTAGTCTTTTGAGCTGAAAATCAGGCATGAGACTCAGCTGACCTTAAACAGCTCAGACTCTTccccagtacatacacacacacagacacacttcactGGTCTCCTTGGAGAGTCAGTAAACATGGATAGGAAACCTTGCCAAGGTAAAGCCATTACACGTAACAGAATACATCAATTCAACTCAAAACTGGCTATTTGAAGAAAAGCTGTGGTGTGAATAGTCACATAGCTTACATAAATAGCTACAGTACATTGGCGGACATAATGCACCCAACCAAGTATGTGTTTGCGCAAAACAGCCCAGCTAGGAAATAATCCCATGCATTTTTAACTACAAAAAATGGCGCATGTTGAAGggggggaaggatctgcacactgaaGCAATGTTTCGATCATCAAGATGCCCGGGGAAGATATATGATCGAAACgctgctcccaataaattaagtcttttgcaagcagtgtgcagacacCCCACGCCTCCCCTtcaacaaaaaacccaaaacaaaacaataagtaTAACCCAATAACCCAAGAGATGGAAACGAAGAACTCTTTATAATCTACGAGGGCCTGGACCCAATGCATGATATTATGGCGGCTGGACACACTATTTGTCCAACAATATTAGAGTTCACCAAACTGTAAGTAGATATCAGCACAACACAATTTCCGCTGCTCCACTGGGCAGTTGGTTTTCTATACAATGTTTTCACAAAGGAAACAAGATGTGAAGTGAGCTGCCAGCAACAAGAAAAAAATCTAACTGCTGTGAAGGAACAGTAGGAGTCAAGATGTGACAGAAATGGATGCAGATAGAGCCCTGGATACTgaggactcaaacacacacacacacacacacacaaaacaaaataaatgaaagAAGGCGTTGACTGCCGGCTGCTAAAGCACACATTTCACGCCCACtcgccacacaaacacatttacccAGAGAGCCCAGAGCCTGACCGCATGTAGTGGCTGAGTCAGAGCAGACAGACAGTGAAACCGTGAGGTCTGTCTGTCGGCACAGCTGCCGCCTACGGGCTCTACAACCTCTACatcagggggtgttggggagccctgggggggggggtgtgtgtgtgtgtgttgagaagtatacagctgagagggggcggggcttagctGTCATTGTCAAATCAAAGTGTCAAAATCAAATGCAATCGTTTCAtaggattcaatgataattgctcgCTTGTAACTAGAGGTAGCATCACCAGACTAAGAGAATGgctgaaagaagagaggagagttatGACCCAATCATCTGAGGAGAgctgtaaaatgagcttatttccagaaatggtacagtatcgctttaagatCAGGCTACAGTGAAAACAAACACCACCTGCTCCTTCCTGTAAGGACTGTAAGATAACGGGACTGCCATacaaaaaaaattgaagagtttatttgcaaaacggtgaatccaccatttttgacttttgcattttattat from Engraulis encrasicolus isolate BLACKSEA-1 chromosome 17, IST_EnEncr_1.0, whole genome shotgun sequence carries:
- the dcun1d3 gene encoding DCN1-like protein 3 — encoded protein: MGQCVTKCKNPTSSLGSKSGDKESGGKSHKKGGGGGGGGGGGGGHHKDDSSCPKSSSEPVNNGTKAPPDVTVETPVAPSTLLLGGEYPKEEGSCWSDGGGGGGDRGGGGEGGGGGGVSLRRIEEMFLRYKDEQEDAILEEGMEHFCEDLHVDPAEFRVLVLAWKFQAATMCKFTRKEFVEGCRAIKADSLEGICGRFSAMMEEARGEESFKDLYRFTFQFGLDVDEGQRSLQRGIAVALWRLVFTQDTPAVLERWLDFLSENPCGVRGISRDTWNMFLNFTQSIGSDLSNYSEDEAWPSLFDSFVEWETERRRREQEQRAREEEEQEEEERRREGGQEGDGEEASAMVDCAGSASALTDCSSEAGATQGWTTSSTH